A segment of the Ipomoea triloba cultivar NCNSP0323 chromosome 1, ASM357664v1 genome:
CCCAtagttcaaactaagaagaagGCCAATAAACTGCTCTCCCAGTAATAATCTTTTGATTATCAAACCAACAATCGTCTTTTTCATCAGTATTCATCTTTCTGTTCTATTACTTCTCAAAGAAGCATAAATGTTCGCAGtacatttatttttgatcgtacgcATGAAAGAAGACGAAACAATCCAATAGCTGGTAAGAGAATGATATTCTGCTTCAATTACGCTTTTGAAAAACACTTGTATACTTTATTCTATTTCTGTacataattttagaaaaatgaagAGATACTGGGATGATCTGACGTGGGCTAGTCTCATGTCAGTTCCACTGATTGACTGAATAAGAGTAAATTGCATGTATTGATGTGAGGTGTTGAAATTAACGAGAAGagtaaaatatttactttttttttaaaagagtaaAATATTTACAGagcaaaattaaattacaagcAACATAACATTCTAAACTTGTGGATGCATAAAATTACCTTGTGTATTGGTCCCTCGCCCCCATTTAACACATGTCATTCTCCAATAGTTCAATACATATGAGACATACACAACATCAGTTTCAAAGTAGTCATAGGTTACTTACCCATTGAAATCATCTTTGCTCTTCATCACATTAGCTAAGAAGCCTCTCCACTGCCATTGGTTGGTTGTAATTGAAATTTCTTTCTAATGTTATTCAACATGTAAGAAAATTACATTGATTGGTAGGAGGGAAATGAAAAAAGATATGAAAATGACTCTTTTgtccttaattattattattacacaaaagtattttagtctttatataaCTCATTTCTCTCCATTCTCAATAATACTATTCCTCCctatcaaacaatgtaatttaaattcctaTTTTATTCCTCTCCTTTCCCCCTAATTCATTCCTCCCAACCGGACGCTTTGTTAGTGGCGAGAACACATCAAAAACACTAAACACATCAGCCATAAACCAAGATTTTACAACATTAGCAGCTAAGATTTAAGATTCTGTACATCTTTTCATATGGAAAATCCATCAATGATTAATCTTAGTATTGGAAATACCAAAAAGAACACTAGTTCTATGCCACCAGAGTCTTTTTTGTGATCACAACTGATTTAGGCTCAAGttcaaataaatttttgtaaattgaATTCAGATCATTAAGCCTACACAAGAGTAATCTCTCAAAAGATTATGCATGCTAAATACATAAGCACAACAAGAAGAACATCACACTATAATGAATACTATTTTCCCCAAGCCCCCAACTGTATATAGGTATACAAGAATGATATCAATCAATCAACCAAATGAATCAAAGCATGATTACTCAATGAAAAAGTGGTAATAAGAAACTAGGAAAACTAGAAATCTTCCAAAAACCTTCAAAACAGGATAGCAAGAAGGAAAACAAGGAAAATGGCAAGGATAATAACCCCAACCCAACAAAGCAGAgtcctcttcttcttcatctgctTAGCTCGATTCAATTCCTCCGCCCCTTCCTTCACATACGCCCCGCCATTCGCCACATTCATCTCTATATTGTTCATTTGCTCACCTTGAGTCTCCACCATTACAGCCATATCAAGAAACACCTGGTGAAGCTCTGCCAGGCTTTTCTGAATCTCCTTAACTCCCTTATTCCTTTCTTCGTTCTCCTTCGCCATTTCCCCCGCCTTTCCTTCGAAAACTCTCTCATTCCCCCCGCCCGCCATTATCTTCTCGATTGTTTCCTCGGACGGTTGGGTCCCCGTGGCAGTATAGTAGCTCCTCTTTAGGCCTTCTTTGTGCTCAGCCACAATTTTCCCTCTCAGGCACTGGAAATCATTCATCAAATCCCTAAGTTTCTGTCTCAGGCCGTTTGTCACGG
Coding sequences within it:
- the LOC115996646 gene encoding syntaxin-112-like; the encoded protein is MNDLMTKSFMSYVELKKQAMKDLESGPDPDIEMGQLDPGDERNLSKFFEDVGAIKADMEEISNLLLDLQDLNEETKSAQSAKILHGLRDRTNSDMVTVLRKAKIIKTKLELLDKSNLSNRSLYKEGTPIDRTRMSVTNGLRQKLRDLMNDFQCLRGKIVAEHKEGLKRSYYTATGTQPSEETIEKIMAGGGNERVFEGKAGEMAKENEERNKGVKEIQKSLAELHQVFLDMAVMVETQGEQMNNIEMNVANGGAYVKEGAEELNRAKQMKKKRTLLCWVGVIILAIFLVFLLAILF